One window from the genome of Streptococcus halotolerans encodes:
- a CDS encoding helix-turn-helix domain-containing protein, whose protein sequence is MIINFGKRLKELRNERLLTREEFCMDESELSVRQLARIELGQSLPNIRTAMFIADRLGVSLQFLTNGEKLELPKEYLELKHHILRVPTYSDTARIAIKEKYFDTIYENYYDELPEVEKLVIDTLQATQDSLITENFNFGISILGDYFEQTKVKERYDENDLVLINLYLTYLDLEGFEGQYSDPLFNSRLFEKLDSQSKEFTVDELIVLTQVLITMYAISLKDDQLVALDDVLNLIDYTMDKTKDYSRLPIQKVLEWKYRLYVEGNQEDAQSSYDKAMLFAKMTDDSYLEEQLAIEWNKDMQR, encoded by the coding sequence ATGATTATAAATTTTGGGAAACGATTAAAAGAATTAAGGAACGAAAGACTGTTAACTCGTGAAGAATTTTGTATGGATGAGTCAGAACTATCGGTTCGACAATTAGCTCGAATTGAACTTGGACAGTCACTGCCAAATATTAGAACAGCGATGTTTATTGCTGACCGATTAGGTGTTTCACTTCAATTTCTAACGAATGGTGAAAAATTAGAATTACCCAAAGAGTACTTAGAGTTAAAACATCATATCTTACGAGTACCAACTTATTCTGACACCGCTCGAATAGCAATTAAAGAAAAATATTTTGATACCATTTATGAAAATTATTACGATGAACTTCCGGAAGTGGAAAAGTTGGTCATTGATACTTTACAAGCAACACAAGATTCGTTAATAACGGAGAATTTCAACTTTGGAATCAGTATTTTGGGAGATTATTTTGAACAAACTAAGGTAAAAGAAAGATATGATGAGAATGATTTAGTTCTAATAAATTTATATTTAACCTATCTTGATTTAGAAGGTTTTGAAGGTCAGTATTCGGATCCGTTATTTAATAGTCGACTATTTGAAAAACTTGATAGTCAGTCTAAAGAATTTACAGTAGATGAATTGATTGTATTGACACAGGTCTTGATTACAATGTATGCTATCTCTCTGAAAGATGATCAATTGGTAGCTTTAGATGATGTATTAAACTTAATTGATTACACAATGGATAAAACAAAAGATTATAGCAGGTTGCCAATTCAGAAAGTTTTAGAATGGAAGTACCGATTATACGTTGAAGGAAACCAAGAAGATGCGCAGAGTAGTTATGATAAAGCGATGCTTTTTGCTAAAATGACCGATGACAGTTATTTAGAAGAACAGTTAGCAATTGAGTGGAACAAAGATATGCAGAGATGA
- a CDS encoding low molecular weight protein-tyrosine-phosphatase: MKKVCFVCLGNICRSPMAEFVMKALVDANWQIESRATSSWEHGNPIHRGTQAILKEKGYTYDPSKTSQQVTLDDLAYFDVIIGMDEQNVTDLRQLSAGRFDNKIHLFCDSGVPDPWYTGDFEETHTLIRKGCQTWLEELS; encoded by the coding sequence ATGAAAAAAGTATGTTTTGTTTGTCTTGGTAATATTTGCCGCAGTCCCATGGCTGAGTTTGTGATGAAGGCTCTTGTCGATGCGAATTGGCAGATCGAGAGTCGTGCGACGTCTTCTTGGGAACATGGTAATCCTATTCACAGAGGAACACAAGCGATTCTTAAAGAAAAAGGCTATACCTATGATCCTTCCAAAACGTCTCAGCAGGTGACTTTAGACGATTTGGCTTATTTTGATGTGATTATTGGTATGGATGAGCAGAATGTGACGGACTTACGTCAGCTTTCTGCAGGACGCTTTGACAACAAAATCCACCTCTTTTGTGACAGTGGTGTGCCAGATCCTTGGTATACAGGTGATTTTGAAGAGACCCATACCCTCATCCGTAAAGGCTGCCAAACTTGGTTGGAAGAATTATCCTAA
- a CDS encoding acyltransferase family protein — protein sequence MRIKWFSLVRVTGLLLVLLYHFFKVQFPGGFIGVDVFFTFSGFLITALVIDEYSRSEAFDIIGFLKRRFYRIVPPLVLMVLVTIPFTFLVKSDFVADIGKQVAAALGFTTNFYEIFTGSSYESQFIPHLFVHTWSLAIEVHFYILWALIIWLLSKRNLTPIKFRGMIFMVSSVLLGLGFLSMFIRAFFTDNLSLIYYSTISHSFAFYLGAIFATISGISEVTHRFKRNSQLWSLNRVVAYMASSFLLLLLLTFALDFNNILTFLFGFILATLFASTMIYAARILHEKTPNAKEPVVITFFADISYGLYLFHWPFYVIFSQLVPNWLAVTLTMFFSILFSTLSFYILEPFIAGKIPHILGLEIDLKPYWKTLVGIGTFLSFVLVIVSATAPKVGQFESELLVNSLKQSQTSLTRSYMVTAGDVDALSDVTVIGDSVALRSQNAFKEIMPKVQLDAAVSRNFEDAFAIFENQAKTGTMSSTVVIAVGVNSTAGYEAETQRYIKALPKGHRLVFVTPYNAKAMGDVKALRDYELKLAKKYKYVEVADWYKAAINHPEIWGNTDGVHYSDTSTAGANLYVKTVQKAIAKVAKQPAKK from the coding sequence ATGAGAATAAAATGGTTTTCGCTAGTTCGAGTGACTGGCCTCTTATTAGTTCTTTTGTACCACTTCTTTAAAGTGCAATTTCCAGGTGGTTTTATTGGGGTTGATGTCTTTTTTACCTTCTCTGGTTTCTTAATCACAGCCTTAGTCATTGACGAATACAGCCGGTCAGAAGCCTTTGATATCATTGGTTTTTTAAAACGTCGTTTCTATCGTATCGTCCCTCCTTTGGTATTAATGGTCTTAGTAACGATTCCTTTTACGTTTTTAGTCAAGTCAGATTTTGTCGCTGATATTGGTAAACAAGTAGCAGCAGCACTTGGTTTTACGACTAATTTCTACGAGATTTTTACAGGTAGCAGTTACGAAAGTCAGTTTATCCCTCATCTTTTTGTCCATACTTGGAGTCTGGCTATTGAAGTGCATTTCTATATTCTCTGGGCCTTGATAATCTGGTTGCTTTCAAAGCGTAATCTGACACCAATTAAGTTCAGAGGGATGATTTTCATGGTTTCATCAGTCCTTTTGGGACTGGGATTTTTGAGTATGTTCATCAGAGCTTTCTTCACAGATAACCTGTCGCTAATTTACTACTCGACCATTAGTCATAGTTTTGCTTTTTATCTAGGAGCAATCTTTGCAACCATATCTGGAATTTCAGAAGTTACCCATCGTTTCAAACGAAACAGCCAACTCTGGTCACTTAACCGTGTTGTCGCCTATATGGCGAGTAGTTTTTTGCTTTTGTTACTGCTAACTTTTGCACTGGATTTCAATAATATCTTAACCTTCCTTTTTGGTTTTATTTTGGCAACTCTTTTTGCCTCAACAATGATTTACGCAGCTCGTATCTTACATGAAAAGACTCCAAATGCCAAAGAACCAGTGGTCATTACCTTCTTTGCGGATATTAGTTACGGACTTTACCTATTTCACTGGCCCTTCTATGTGATTTTTAGCCAACTTGTTCCTAACTGGCTGGCAGTCACTCTAACCATGTTTTTCTCTATTCTTTTTTCGACCCTCTCTTTCTATATTTTGGAGCCATTTATTGCTGGGAAAATTCCTCATATCCTCGGTTTAGAAATAGACTTGAAACCCTACTGGAAAACCTTGGTTGGAATAGGTACATTCTTATCGTTTGTGCTGGTCATTGTTAGTGCTACAGCACCGAAAGTTGGTCAATTTGAATCAGAGCTTTTGGTCAATTCTCTTAAACAATCACAAACTAGCTTGACGCGATCCTACATGGTCACTGCGGGAGACGTCGATGCTCTGAGTGATGTCACGGTCATTGGAGACTCTGTTGCTCTTCGTTCACAGAACGCCTTTAAGGAAATAATGCCTAAGGTACAGCTGGATGCTGCTGTCAGCCGAAACTTTGAAGATGCTTTTGCCATCTTTGAAAATCAGGCGAAAACTGGCACCATGTCAAGTACAGTCGTCATCGCTGTTGGTGTGAATTCAACAGCTGGCTACGAAGCTGAAACTCAGAGATACATCAAGGCCCTACCGAAAGGACACCGTTTAGTCTTTGTAACACCATATAATGCTAAAGCAATGGGAGATGTTAAAGCCCTGAGAGACTATGAGTTGAAGTTGGCCAAAAAATATAAATACGTTGAAGTTGCGGATTGGTACAAGGCAGCCATTAACCACCCAGAAATCTGGGGTAACACTGATGGTGTTCACTATTCAGATACCAGTACAGCAGGTGCCAACCTCTACGTTAAAACGGTTCAAAAAGCCATTGCAAAAGTAGCTAAGCAACCTGCTAAAAAATAA
- the purB gene encoding adenylosuccinate lyase: MLERYSRPEMANIWSEENKYRAWLEVEILADEAWAELGEIPKEDVVKIRENADFDIDRILEIEQETRHDVVAFTRAVSETLGDERKWVHYGLTSTDVVDTAYGYLYKQANDIIRKDLEHFTNIVADKAREHKMTIMMGRTHGVHAEPTTFGLKLATWYSEMKRNQERFERAAAGVEAGKISGAVGNFANIPPFVEEYVCGKLGIRPQEISTQVLPRDLHAEYFAVLASIATSIERMATEIRGLQKSEQREVEEFFAKGQKGSSAMPHKRNPIGSENMTGLARVIRGHMVTAYENVALWHERDISHSSAERIITPDTTILINYMLNRFGNIVKNLTVFPDNMLRNMQSTFGLIYSQRVMLKLIEKGMTREEAYDLVQPKTAHAWDNQVDFKPLLEKDEKITSLLTQDEIDELFNPIYYTKRVDDVFERLGL, from the coding sequence ATGCTAGAACGTTATTCCCGTCCGGAGATGGCGAACATTTGGAGTGAAGAAAATAAATACCGTGCTTGGCTTGAAGTAGAAATTCTCGCTGACGAGGCTTGGGCTGAGTTGGGTGAGATTCCAAAAGAGGATGTGGTGAAAATTCGTGAGAATGCGGATTTTGACATTGACCGTATTCTTGAAATTGAACAGGAGACACGTCATGATGTAGTGGCTTTCACTCGGGCAGTATCTGAAACCCTTGGTGACGAGCGTAAGTGGGTTCATTATGGTTTGACCTCAACGGATGTGGTGGATACGGCCTATGGTTACCTTTACAAGCAAGCTAATGACATTATCCGCAAGGATCTTGAACATTTCACCAATATCGTGGCTGACAAGGCGCGCGAGCACAAGATGACCATTATGATGGGTCGTACGCACGGTGTTCATGCTGAGCCAACAACTTTTGGTCTCAAATTGGCCACATGGTATAGTGAAATGAAGCGTAACCAAGAGCGTTTCGAACGTGCAGCAGCTGGTGTTGAGGCAGGTAAGATTTCCGGTGCAGTGGGTAATTTTGCCAACATCCCACCATTTGTGGAAGAGTATGTCTGTGGCAAACTTGGTATTCGTCCACAGGAAATTTCAACTCAGGTTCTCCCACGTGACCTTCATGCCGAATATTTTGCGGTGCTAGCTAGCATTGCCACCTCTATCGAGCGCATGGCTACTGAAATCCGTGGACTTCAGAAGTCTGAGCAGCGTGAAGTGGAGGAATTCTTCGCCAAAGGCCAAAAAGGTAGCTCAGCAATGCCTCACAAACGTAACCCGATCGGATCTGAAAACATGACGGGGTTAGCCCGTGTCATCCGCGGCCACATGGTGACAGCTTATGAGAATGTTGCCCTCTGGCACGAGCGTGATATCTCTCACTCGTCAGCAGAGCGTATTATCACGCCAGATACAACTATCCTTATTAACTACATGCTCAATCGTTTTGGCAATATTGTCAAAAACCTAACCGTCTTCCCAGATAATATGCTCCGTAACATGCAGTCAACATTCGGCCTCATTTACAGTCAGCGTGTCATGCTTAAATTGATTGAAAAAGGAATGACGCGTGAAGAAGCTTATGATTTGGTGCAACCAAAAACAGCTCATGCATGGGATAATCAAGTCGATTTTAAACCACTATTAGAAAAAGATGAAAAAATCACTTCTCTCCTAACTCAAGACGAAATCGATGAACTCTTCAATCCAATATACTATACCAAACGTGTAGATGACGTCTTCGAACGTCTCGGATTATAA